DNA from Daucus carota subsp. sativus chromosome 1, DH1 v3.0, whole genome shotgun sequence:
TTCTTCAAATCAATCAATTACACCTCCATCCACGCCTTCTCAAATGCATTTCAGTCAACCCCATTTAGTCTTCAACACGTTTCTTTCACACATTTAAGCCCTTCAATTTTGGGtgatttttcaagaatttttttgGGTTGTGCTCTAATTAGTCCAATGTTGATAAAGATTgcttctttttcattttcttggTGACCcatttggatttttttgcatataATGGAGATTTTAGATCTGGGGTTTTGAGTTTTCttgaattttgtttcagatCTATTGTTTAGTATTAATTTGTTGTCAAAATGGTGGCTGAGGCTTGGATTTTGAAGATGGGGAACCAGTTTAGTGCTAATCTCAAGCATGCCCTTTTAATTGAAGCTCCAAAAAAAGGTAACAAAAAGCAGGAGGTTAAAGAAACTATTGGAATCCTTTCTTTTGAAGTTGCTAATGTGATGTCGAAAACTGTTATTTTGCATAAGTATCTTGTTGATAATGAAATTGTGAAGCTGAAAGGTGAGATCTTTAGTTGTGATGGCATTAAAGCTTTGATATCAGATGATGAGGCTTTTCTTTTGGAACTTGCTTTGGCTGAAAAGCTTGATGAGTTGAATCGAGTGGCTGCGGTTGTTTCGAGATTGGGGAAGAAATGCTCATTGCCTGCATTGCAAGGGTTTGAGCATGTGTATGGGGATATTGTTGGGGGAGTGATTGAAGTGAGAGAATTGGGGTTTTTGGTGAAGGATATGGAGGGAATGATTAAGAAAATGGAGAAGTATGTGAACTCGACTGCAAATCTTTATGGTGAAATGGAGGTGTTAAGTGAATTGGAGCAGGCGACAAAGAAATTTCAGCAGACTCAGCACGAAGAAAGTCGTAAGGCTTTTGAACAGAAATTGGCTTGGCAGAAGCAAGATGTGGCACATCTCAAGGATGTTTCACTCTGGAATCAGACTTATGACAAGGTTGTGGAGTTGTTGGCCAGAACGGTTTGCACACTTTATGTGCGAATTTGTCATGTTTTTGGCAAACCTGTTATGAAAAGAGAATTGGTCAGTGGTACCATTTCGGGGCCACAGTTCCGTTCAAATGGAAGTTTAGGTAATATAAAGGAAGAATATGGGCTAAAATCAGGTCAAATTGATGTGAAATTTGGGAATTCTAATTCAATGAGGAGAGGTCTTACTAAGAATTATAGCTATACTCATTCTGGGTCAATTGAGAAGGGTTCGTCAGATAAAATAGATCAGCGAGGTGGTATGGCTCTGGTGCGGGCTGAAAATCATTTTGCATGTGGTATGGGTCCTGGGAGGCTTCTCATGGAGTGCCTTAGTTTGAGCAGTTCAGCTTCAAAAGTGGACGACGACGATGATTCTGTTGGGCATGATGATAGATCTAGTCAAGTTTCTGGTTGTTGTAGTGTTGCTAGTGGAGTGAAGAGAGGTAATCTGAATCAATCAGATTGCTTCAATCGATCTTTGCAGGGTAGTGCAACAAATAGTCCAAAATCTGGCCCCAAGAGTTGGCTGACGACTTATGCTCCTGTTAGTACTGTTGGAGGCTCAGCACTAGCATTACATTATGCAAACATCATAATCATCATAGAGAAGCTACTTCGGTATCCCCACCTAGTTGGCGAGGAAGCCAGAGATGATCTTTACCATATGTTACCAACAAGCTTAAAAACATTGTTGAAGATCAGTCTCAAGTCTTACATCAAAGATTTGGCAATATTTGATGCTCCCCTTGCTCATGGCTGGAAAGAGAGGCTTGATCAAATACTAAAGTGGCTTGCTCCTATGGCACATAACATGATGAGGTGGCAAAGTGAGCGCAATTTTGAGCAGCAGCAAATTGTTGCACGAACTAATGTCCTCCTGCTACAGACATTGTATTTTGCAGATAGGGAAAAGACAGAGGCAGCTATATGTGAGCTTCTAGTTGGATTGAATTATATTTGTCGCTATGAGCATCAACAAAATGCATTGCTGGATTGTGCAAGTAGTTTCGATTTTGATGATGGCATGGACTGGCGGTTGCAACAGTAAGCTCTCAATAGGTGTTTCAGTTGGATTCGCATATATGAAGACAGTGGTGTTTTTTTTTCTCAAGTTCGAGTCAATATGTTTCAATTAGACAATAGTTCGACACATTGTGAATGTCCAAGTTCGGATAGTAAAGGCATCTGTTTTCGTATAATGGAGTTGATCAATGTACTTTGTACATAATTCCATTGTATGAAAACAAATTATCTTTCGATATCGCAGAATGTAAATGTATTCAATGCTTATGGgatttctatttatttatttatcttgtttTATTGACCTTTATTTGTGGTTGACGCGTAGTTATACACAAGCTAAATTCTGGTAACTAAGAACAGATTTTAGTCCACAAAAAATTATTGAACAATATAAATTAAGGATGATTCCAGATTTACTGGATATATCGCTAAATACTAACAAAGTCTATCTTATGACAAGTTAACAGGATAATGACAGTCTGTGGACTGTGGTGCTGTTGTTCCTGTGTTTGCATAAGCTGGCGCAAGAAAAATGAGGTATGCCTTGAAATCTAGAAGCAAGAAACATAGATTTGGATTCTGCCCTATACTTGTTATGTAGTCTTCCTAATCTGTGGCAATTGTGAATATGCCTATTCCCATAGTGTTTACTCTTAGGCATAATATGAGTTAATAATATTGCTGAAACTTTCCTTTGTTGAACTGTATAACTGATTGATAAAAAGACCTACACAGTATGTTTAAGCATTAATGATTTTGCTGAATATAGTCTGCACGATTGCATATATCGTTGAGATTATATTCTGCAGTTTGCTCTGAAACCTTAAAACCGCCCCT
Protein-coding regions in this window:
- the LOC108209064 gene encoding uncharacterized protein LOC108209064, with the protein product MVAEAWILKMGNQFSANLKHALLIEAPKKGNKKQEVKETIGILSFEVANVMSKTVILHKYLVDNEIVKLKGEIFSCDGIKALISDDEAFLLELALAEKLDELNRVAAVVSRLGKKCSLPALQGFEHVYGDIVGGVIEVRELGFLVKDMEGMIKKMEKYVNSTANLYGEMEVLSELEQATKKFQQTQHEESRKAFEQKLAWQKQDVAHLKDVSLWNQTYDKVVELLARTVCTLYVRICHVFGKPVMKRELVSGTISGPQFRSNGSLGNIKEEYGLKSGQIDVKFGNSNSMRRGLTKNYSYTHSGSIEKGSSDKIDQRGGMALVRAENHFACGMGPGRLLMECLSLSSSASKVDDDDDSVGHDDRSSQVSGCCSVASGVKRGNLNQSDCFNRSLQGSATNSPKSGPKSWLTTYAPVSTVGGSALALHYANIIIIIEKLLRYPHLVGEEARDDLYHMLPTSLKTLLKISLKSYIKDLAIFDAPLAHGWKERLDQILKWLAPMAHNMMRWQSERNFEQQQIVARTNVLLLQTLYFADREKTEAAICELLVGLNYICRYEHQQNALLDCASSFDFDDGMDWRLQQ